The Vibrio toranzoniae sequence CACGGCACATTGCCATAACCCAAGCCGACGGAATACCAAAAACTAAAGACAGGAACATGGTTCCTATGACTAAAACCACCGTATTATAAGCATAGGTGGGCATCACTGTAGATATCAGATGAGAAAACAGCTCATCAGTTTCTCCAACAGCAGTCGTAAAAATCGCTAAGACAGGTAAAACCAGCAATACAGCAATGATGACGCTGCTGGTGTTCCATAAATAATTCTTCTCTTTCATCGCCTAACTACAACGAGGCTTAATGAAACACAAATGCATTTGCAAATACATCTCATATCCTTTTAATGGTGGGGGTATTTATACCCATATACTGTAATGACTTCAAGGTGAGATGCTCATAACTCAGAGGATTAACGGCGAGCTTTGTATCAAAAAGTGACTTTCAAAAAACAAACAACCCCAAGTGGCCAAAAAGTGGCGACTTGGGGTTGTGATTTTTTGCGGGCAAAAGCCTACAAGAATAAGTTATAGATCGAACTTAACTTCGTCTAATAGCTTGATTGCAGCCGCGTGGTGGTCAGCAATTTGGTCTAGAGAAATAGTATCAGCTTTGAATTCACCCCATGAAGCAACAAGTTCAGAAGGCTTCACATCGACTTTAACTGGGTATTCATAGTTTACTTCTGCATACATTCCTTGTGCTGTGTTACCAGAAAGGAATTCCATCAGCTTAACGGCATTCTCTTTATTTGGAGAGAATTTAGCCATTGCCATACCAGAGATATTTACGTGAGTACCTGTTGTTTCTTGGTTAGGGAAGTTGATATAAACCGCATCAGCCCAAGCTTTTTGTTCTTTATCGTTAATCATCTTACCTAGGTAGTAGCTGTTACCAAGAGCAACGTCACACAGGCCTTCTTTGATTGCTTTAACTTGCGCACGGTCGTTGCCTTGAGGCTTACGAGCTAGGTTTGCTTTTACGCCTTCTAGCCATTCTTTCGTTTCAGCTTCACCTTTATGAGCGATCATTGAAGATACTAGAGAAACATTGTATGGATGCTTGCCGCTACGTGTACAGATTTTACCTTTAAATTCAGGCTTAGTTAAATCTTCATAAGTGAACTCTTCACCTAGGCGACCAACACGGTCACGCGAAGAATAAACGCTACGTGTACGAGTTGTTAGAGCAAACCACTCGTTAGCAGTATCTTGGTATTGAGCGGGAATGTTCTTTTCCAGTACATCACTTTCAACAGATTGAACTAGATCTTGTTTAGTAAGTTCAGATAGACGGCTGATATCGACAGTTAATACAACGTCAGCAGGGCTGTATTCACCCTCTTGAGCTAACTTTTCTGCTAAACCTTTTTTAGCAAACTTAACGTTTACTTTAATGCCAGTCTCTTTCGTGAATTCCTTGAACATTGGCTCAACTAGGAAAGGTTGACGGTAAGAGTACACATTTACTTCTTCCGCAGCCATTGCTGTCGGAGCAATTACACTACACGCTAGAGCTGAAAGTGTTAGCAGTTTCTTCATTGTAAAGTCCTTTATATCGAAATGATAATGTCTATCAGTTGCGTTATTATATTCATCAATAACATAATTACAATGACGACCGACAAAAAAACACTCCGTTCAGCA is a genomic window containing:
- a CDS encoding Fe(3+) ABC transporter substrate-binding protein is translated as MKKLLTLSALACSVIAPTAMAAEEVNVYSYRQPFLVEPMFKEFTKETGIKVNVKFAKKGLAEKLAQEGEYSPADVVLTVDISRLSELTKQDLVQSVESDVLEKNIPAQYQDTANEWFALTTRTRSVYSSRDRVGRLGEEFTYEDLTKPEFKGKICTRSGKHPYNVSLVSSMIAHKGEAETKEWLEGVKANLARKPQGNDRAQVKAIKEGLCDVALGNSYYLGKMINDKEQKAWADAVYINFPNQETTGTHVNISGMAMAKFSPNKENAVKLMEFLSGNTAQGMYAEVNYEYPVKVDVKPSELVASWGEFKADTISLDQIADHHAAAIKLLDEVKFDL